The Belonocnema kinseyi isolate 2016_QV_RU_SX_M_011 chromosome 2, B_treatae_v1, whole genome shotgun sequence nucleotide sequence TTATTGTTGAGGAGCCGATGCCTCTTGCTGTGTCGATCGGCGTCGAAATCGGCATTCAAACCGATGATTGTGAAGCTTTTGAATGCGAAAACATGCCAGCAGTTTTATTTTGCAGCCTTAAAGAATCAGCACAATAGGCTGCGACACAAACCTGCATTCCTATAAACAATCCGAAGAATAAGGTGGttccaaaaattgttttattatcatCTGCCAGAAAGAAGATAAAGGGACTTACGGGATTTCCAGACGTTACTAGAAATGAAGTAATGGAGCAGCTTGGTTGGATTACTTTACCTTTCTTTGCAGTTCTACTTCAGTTCATTTTGCCAGGGAAAGACGGTCAACcgatgtttttaaagaaaatttctcgcGAAAATcgtttgcttatttttttaatgaaaatgaaattaggCTTAAATTTCTCAGCAATCGAGTGTATCTTTGGAGTTTCGAGTCAGACGGCCTCTACATGTTTTTACCAAGTTTTAGAAACTttattgataaaaacaaaaacttggATTTTTTTGCCATGGAAAGAGGCTATTAAAGGAAGCATGTCCGATGCTTTTAGAGATTATCCTAATTGTCGAGCAATTATAGATTGTAGCGAGTTGCGATGTGAGTCTCCCGGAAGTGTAGAAAATCGGATATTAATGTACTCTTCTTACAAAGGCAGTTTCACAGTCAAGTTTCTGATTGCCATAAGTCCATGTGGACTTACCACATTCGTGTCCAAATTTTATGGTGGAAAATGGACTGACGGTTATATTACCAATGATAGTGGATTTCTGGAATTGCTTGATCCTGTAGATGAAGTCTTGGCCGACAAAGGATTTCCACAAGTCAAATCGGAACTCTTACATCGGAAGTGCACATTGGCAATACCACCATTTGGTTTCAATCCACAATTCACGCGTAAAGAAATGTTGGAAGGTTATTCCATCGCGTCAGTAAGGATTCACGTGGAGCGAGCAATTCAAAGtgtcaagattttcaaaatttttgaacgcgttTCCCATGATATGTTTTCGCATGTGAATAAGATGTTCGAATGGCTTTCATTCTCACCAACAATAAGAAACCTCTAATTAGgcaataaatttaactattctatcaaCGATTATAATTCAATTCGTAAATGGGAAATCAATTcaacttgtaaataaaaaaacaatttaatgaatACCTGATTCACTGTTGAATATCACATATCAGCGCAACGTTTTTTAATGTAGATTCTATACTCATATTTTAACCCGTaacattatattaattattatcacaGTATTTGAGGATATAAATAGATTAACATTCAGTATGAAAAGATTAACATacattaaaatatatgtagaTAAAATCAAGTGAaacacttaaatattttaaagaattttggtgAGAGTTCAGTCCTATTCCAGAGAaggaaagaaatattcaaaataaaatttttctatttttggtacatcactttaaaaatcttcatctCTCGGTACTTTTAATGAAACAGAATCCACTTCCGCATAGACAAAAAAAGAACACATTGAGATACCTATTATGTACATGGATACCTGAATCTGGGTACAGTACACGTTACGATTGTTGCGTTCTCGCATGTAGCTGGACATTTTATCTCTAATAATTCGCAGTATTGATCAATGAA carries:
- the LOC117167613 gene encoding uncharacterized protein LOC117167613 — translated: MEQLGWITLPFFAVLLQFILPGKDGQPMFLKKISRENRLLIFLMKMKLGLNFSAIECIFGVSSQTASTCFYQVLETLLIKTKTWIFLPWKEAIKGSMSDAFRDYPNCRAIIDCSELRCESPGSVENRILMYSSYKGSFTVKFLIAISPCGLTTFVSKFYGGKWTDGYITNDSGFLELLDPVDEVLADKGFPQVKSELLHRKCTLAIPPFGFNPQFTRKEMLEGYSIASVRIHVERAIQSVKIFKIFERVSHDMFSHVNKMFEWLSFSPTIRNL